A segment of the Psychrobacillus sp. FSL K6-2836 genome:
GATTTCCATTCCAGGGACGCTTTCCACGGGCGTGGCCTGAGCCTGTAGTCTCAGGCATCACGCTATTCCCGTAGGAGTCGCCCCTCCATTTCAATCAATTTTATTAAATATCCATTATTTAGTAAAGTTTTCTCCTTATCCAATAAAAATTCTACTTCTGTCCCAAACTCTTTTCTGCTATTTCAAAATATATAAAATGGTACAACAAAAGTTGAGCAGAATGAAACAGCTCCTGACCTACTGGTAGGATGTAGCAATAACTAAAGTAAACCTGGATACCCTTATTTTTTTGTTGCAAATGCAACATATATAAGTTAAATTTAATACATATCAATTTTGTTGCATTTGCAACAAAAAATAAACTAAGGAGTTTATTATGAAGGAAATACTACGTGAAATTGGAATGATAGCAAGGGCATTAGATTCTGTAAGTAATATTGAATTTAAAGAATACGACCTTACAAAAGGCCAATATTTGTACCTTGTGCGAATATGTGAATACCCAGGAATCATTCAAGAAAAGTTAGCAGAGATGATAAAAGTAGATCGAACAACAGCAGCTCGCGCTATTAAAAAACTTGAAATTAATGGTTTTATTGAAAAGAAAGAGGATGAGCATAACAAAAAAAACAAAAATCTATTTCCAACAGAGAAAGGGAAAAACGTTTACCCACTCATAAAAAGAGAAAATGATTATTCTAATATCGTTGCATTAGAGGGATTTTCCGAGAGTGAAGCAGAAACCATTTTCAATTTTCTGTATAGAGTAAGAAAAAATATCGAAAAAGACTGGGAATATGTAAAAAAAGGGAACAAAAGAATTTATTAATTTATATTAAGGAGCGACCTATTCAAATGACTATGTATGTAAAAAAATGTACCCTAGATGACTCACGTATAATTCAAGAAGTTGGATATGAAACATTTAATGAGACATTTAAGCAACAGAATTCACCTGAAAGTATGAAAGCCTATTTGGAGAGTGCATTCAACTTAAAACAAATAGAAAAAGAATTATTCAATAGTTCCTCGCAATTCTTTTTGGCTTATATTAATAATGAAGTCGCTGGATACTTAAAGCTCAATATCAATGATGCTCAATCTGAAAAAATGGGTGATGAATC
Coding sequences within it:
- a CDS encoding MarR family winged helix-turn-helix transcriptional regulator, translated to MKEILREIGMIARALDSVSNIEFKEYDLTKGQYLYLVRICEYPGIIQEKLAEMIKVDRTTAARAIKKLEINGFIEKKEDEHNKKNKNLFPTEKGKNVYPLIKRENDYSNIVALEGFSESEAETIFNFLYRVRKNIEKDWEYVKKGNKRIY
- a CDS encoding GNAT family N-acetyltransferase produces the protein MTMYVKKCTLDDSRIIQEVGYETFNETFKQQNSPESMKAYLESAFNLKQIEKELFNSSSQFFLAYINNEVAGYLKLNINDAQSEKMGDESLEIERIYIKNKFQKHGLGKYLLNKAMEIALELNKEKIWLGVWDKNENAIAFYKKMGFVQTGAHSFYMGDEEQVDLIMTKILT